A part of Setaria viridis chromosome 8, Setaria_viridis_v4.0, whole genome shotgun sequence genomic DNA contains:
- the LOC117834586 gene encoding BTB/POZ and MATH domain-containing protein 2 — translation MLRFFSNKPKRTQMPNSSAPAVVDGRRSSASTIAADMVTGSHELTISGYSGTKGIGIGTCIKSSAFTIGGHSWCIMYYPDGEQQESADWISLYLERLDKGKDDVTARFRLSLLDQAGEPVPSVDYLSEQRTFTSATRTLGYRKFVRRNGLESSSFLKGDSFRIRCHLTVVKIRAETARVQFHVPPSTDLHRHFGDLLDSKVGADVKFNVGRETFTAHRNVLAARSPVFKAQLFGWMKEKKAAQIRIDDIEPRVFRAMLHFIYTDSLPEIDEGDIRVMAQHLLVAADRYGLERLKLVCEDVLRNFIDTSTVATTLALAEQHGCHGLKEGCFKFLESPGIMKAVVAADGFDHLMSSCPSVVKELLGKVFP, via the coding sequence ATGCTCAGATTTTTCTCTAACAAACCGAAGAGAACGCAGATGCCGAACTCCTCGGCTCCTGCCGTCGTCGACGGCCGCCGCAGCAGCGCGTCGACCATCGCCGCCGATATGGTGACCGGCTCGCACGAGCTCACCATCAGCGGCTACTCCGGCACCAAGGGCATCGGCATCGGCACGTGCATCAAGTCCTCAGCGTTCACCATAGGAGGACACAGCTGGTGCATCATGTACTACCCAGACGGTGAACAGCAGGAGAGCGCCGATTGGATATCCCTGTATCTTGAACGGCTGGATAAAGGCAAAGACGACGTCACGGCGCGATTCAGATTGAGCCTACTCGACCAGGCCGGAGAGCCCGTGCCGTCAGTCGATTACTTGAGCGAGCAACGCACGTTCACCAGCGCAACAAGGACATTGGGCTACCGTAAGTTCGTCAGAAGGAACGGGTTGGAGTCATCATCTTTTCTCAAAGGCGACAGCTTCCGGATCCGATGCCATCTCACCGTGGTTAAGATCCGGGCGGAGACAGCCCGCGTGCAGTTCCATGTCCCACCATCCACGGACCTGCACCGGCATTTCGGTGATCTACTAGACAGCAAAGTGGGAGCTGATGTGAAGTTCAATGTTGGGAGGGAGACGTTCACGGCGCACCGGAACGTCCTCGCCGCTCGCTCGCCGGTCTTCAAGGCGCAGCTCTTCGGTTGgatgaaggagaagaaggcggcTCAGATCCGGATCGACGACATCGAACCGAGGGTGTTCAGGGCCATGCTCCACTTCATATACACCGACTCGCTGCCTGAGATCGACGAGGGTGATATTAGGGTGATGGCGCAGCATCTTCTCGTTGCGGCGGACAGGTATGGCTTGGAGAGATTAAAGTTGGTCTGCGAGGACGTGTTGCGCAACTTCATTGACACGAGCACCGTCGCCACTACTTTGGCGCTTGCTGAGCAGCACGGGTGCCATGGGCTGAAAGAGGGGTGTTTCAAGTTCTTAGAGTCTCCGGGTATTATGAAGGCAGTCGTGGCCGCTGATGGCTTTGATCATCTCATGAGCAGCTGCCCCTCAGTTGTCAAGGAGCTGCTCGGCAAGGTTTTTCCTTGA